In Carassius carassius unplaced genomic scaffold, fCarCar2.1 SCAFFOLD_99, whole genome shotgun sequence, the DNA window GTATGCGTCCAGCATCTGcagagacaaacaaaaaaaatctgttaatatCTGTTGGTTCATTGCTGGTGTTACTGTATTTCATGGTAAGGCAATTTAGCCTGTACAAAGTGTACTTACTGCTGCCTCCTCCATTGTTAGGTCAAACACAGCGATCTGCATTGTCGCAGTCTTGTGTTCGCTCACAGCCACACGCACCTTTCCCACAGATTTTTTCCTTTCATCCCACTCtgctgtctgaaaaaaaaaaaaaacacaccgagTGAATAACTGAGATAAATGTCCTAATATAATCGGTTTAGGCTGATGCCCCCACAAAAACTGAGGTCTTATCACTTACTGTTATTCCCTCCACCACTCCTGGTCTCTGGAAGTGACCGAGGATCAGGATTGCTTCACAGTAGTAGCGGAAGATGGTCTTTTCATCTGAAGCCACGTGGTCACCTTCCAGCAGCCTCCCATAAACGAACAGCATGTCTTTCTTGGCCTTTCGGAGGACTGCCTGGCACTCCTGAAGCCTCTTCTCACCCTCAAGGAACCGTAGATACCTAGAATGACATACAAGACAACAATGTTGCGGAGAATTACACCCATGTCTGTAGCACATAACAGCAGATGTACAGCCAGCATATAAGTAGTATCAACATGGAGAAAGtcatgaaagaaaacaaaatgcaagGCAGATTAGCAACTGACCTGGTTTTACAAGTGACGTTGCTGTTCCACTTGGCCACTGGCTTTCTGAGGAAAGTGAGGAGGTCGATGTAGGCTTGGCACTTCCTGTAGAAGTCAGCATCTGCTGCACCCAAGTTGAGGTGGGTCTTCAGATACGTTACAAACCTGATCATGTTCTTGATGTAGTTCAGTATGGTGGCCGGGCCCATGTCAGCGAGCCGTAGTTGGGTGAGGTAGTCCTTGGTTTCAGTGGACTTTAGCAGGAAGTCTAAGCGGACTTCATCCCCACTTGGCTGGATGTATCTCAGCATCCTGGAGACGTTGTCTACCTGTGATAAAGAAAAAGAGAAGTTTGAGATGATGGAGTGAGAAGAAAAGCCACACACAGACACCCCTAATAAAGCTGTGTTTTATCTGAGTTCCCTTTTATGGAACGCAATGGCTGTTCTACATGTGCTGTGCtactatatattaaaacatttcccGGTTACAGAGAGCAATACGGAATAAAAAGAAACCCAAATGGGATGCATCTTACCTCCTGCTGGCAGTTTGGGACCTGCAGGGTGTTGATCAAATAGCCCTTGAAGTCCGTCAACATGGGCTCTTCTGCAGGGAATTTTTCATAGAGCCCCTTGTTCATCATTTTGACCCGGACACTTGTGCTGGGCTGCGCTTGAtctctggaaaaaataaaataaaatacaaacagatGAAAATGAGCTCAAAGCAACCTTACAGTTTGTTCACAGTTTCTGCACTGATGTGTGTGAGGTCTAGAACAAACCTCTGCCATGTTCGGTCACTTGGATCAGTggtgctgccttcagagctgctGTCCTCCGCCACCAAGACACCACTAGCCGCTTGAGAGCTGACACCGGATGTGGGAACGGCAGCTGTGCTGGTGGATGTCTCTTCGGGTTCCAGGTCTGCCTGGTTAGGAGCATTGGCCACGAAAAACTTTCTTTGGCGCAGCTCTTCCAGAAGAGCCAGCCTAGATGGTCTGTGGGGGTAACGTTTAACCATCTCCTTGTAGTCCCAGTTTCTGGCTTCCCGTGTCCACACCTTGGTGGACTCCTTGGCCCTCTTTGCCTCCTCCAGCCGTTCTTTGGGTGTACTTTTTTTCATGCAGACCCTGCTCAGATGCGTCGTCAGCATTTCCTGTGGTTTTTCACACAGCAGGCAGTGAACAATGCGACGGTCAGATTTCTGGCTGTGAGAGAAAAGCAGACACACCAAAAATTACaaatgtgaaaatgaatgaaGACAGAGCATTCTTAAGACAGAGGCCTGATGTGGCCCTTAACCAGCAAAACTTATCATAGAAAGCTACTGTAATGCTACCAGAACCAGTTTTTCTGCCTTCTTTAGACAAAGGCCTGGTTTGTGCTAAAGTGACTGACCAATTCACACCTGACCCTTGacctattttaatttttggaatGAGAAACAAGTCTTACTTTAAAGagataatacactgtaaaaaaaaattgaattgactTAAAATTATAAGGCAACTTGATGCACAGCTTTGAGTTTACTCAACTATAGAGTTTAACTCTAGAGATGTTATAGTCgagtaaactaaaaaaagaaaaagctgagCAGCAAGTTGCCTTATAATTGTAGGTtaagttaacttttctttttttacggtgtagaaaaacaaagaataaaaccTATCCTTTAGTTTTTCACAATTTCCTCAACATAagttttatcatgtttttatcCATACTATGTCAACTGGCATATAACAATAACAGGcaataaacagcaaataacaAATAGGCAAATAACTGCATATAACAATAACATGGAAAAAAGATTTGATCAGACACAACACAAGTAGGAAAAATCAACTAGCGAAAGGAAATGTGAACTTACTTGTCGGATTCTGATGCCATTTTCCCAAAAATTCAAGATGTCCTTGCAAAGTCAAAAGGTGATATCTGTAATCTGATTTGAAAACACAGTGAATGTGTGATTTACTCTCTGCAGTATGTATACAGCACCAGTTGTGTGATGTCATCGTCAAGCAGACCAATCAGGTTGATTGCTATTGTTTATCGGGTGGGAGGAACCAGCATCTGGAAAATGCTCTGGTGAGTTTTATCAAAGATAAAGTTTCACATTAATCCTTGTTAGTAAAAGTTTATATAGGAGGTAATAGTTTGTAAAACTTGTTCATAACTTTGGACAAGAAAATGTGCATTGtcccttttaaattaaaataaaataaataataaaaagaatgggCAATCAAAGGTAACATTACAAGTATCAAACATTTACCTATATTCAGGTTAATAAAGTTGATATTTCAACCTCATCTGTTTGCTTTGCTTAGAGAAACAAGTTTAATGAATAAACATGTTTGAATGTAGTCTTTTTCTtaacatttttttcaaatgtaatttattcagagCGTCCAAAAAATAAAGGTTTCTGCTCAGACGTCATTCAGAATAGACACATAACCAACATATATTTAGAAAGCCAGCCTTGAGAGTTTACAGTTCAAGACTCAGAATTAATCAGACTGTTATAAATATTGAGAGATATAAGgtcaaacataaaacaaataagaatgtatttattaaatgtataaaatattttttgaatgtaGGATATCAATTTATAACCACAACTAAAGAGAAGCTACAAGTGCTTCCTTCCCTGACATGGTCTTACAATAGGCTTCATCAAATGCATAAgtttataattttgtataaatgcataattttcatcctcagatttgaaatgatttggaGAAGTTTTAGAAATGGGCTGATAAGATATTTTATTGCCCTGTAAACAACCATTGATGGCCCAATCATCACAACGATGATGGCCTAATTTTGGTTTAAAATGGCCCATAATTCGTGTAGATGGCCCATTAAAGGGTTTAAAATTGGctttaaaacataaattacaGAGTAGAATTTCCTCTGCCCCaccaaatatatgtaaataagttATCCTAATAAATTATACTAATTATTTTAAAGACTAATAaacaaaatgtgcattttaaaaataaaataaagaatac includes these proteins:
- the LOC132134168 gene encoding uncharacterized protein LOC132134168, yielding MASESDNQKSDRRIVHCLLCEKPQEMLTTHLSRVCMKKSTPKERLEEAKRAKESTKVWTREARNWDYKEMVKRYPHRPSRLALLEELRQRKFFVANAPNQADLEPEETSTSTAAVPTSGVSSQAASGVLVAEDSSSEGSTTDPSDRTWQRDQAQPSTSVRVKMMNKGLYEKFPAEEPMLTDFKGYLINTLQVPNCQQEVDNVSRMLRYIQPSGDEVRLDFLLKSTETKDYLTQLRLADMGPATILNYIKNMIRFVTYLKTHLNLGAADADFYRKCQAYIDLLTFLRKPVAKWNSNVTCKTRYLRFLEGEKRLQECQAVLRKAKKDMLFVYGRLLEGDHVASDEKTIFRYYCEAILILGHFQRPGVVEGITTAEWDERKKSVGKVRVAVSEHKTATMQIAVFDLTMEEAAMLDAYYTWIRPYCIRPDVDHGNRLFVSSSGTKIRSATNDLSRLHTHYKLPNIKSQQIRRTVKTDVAANFSDEQKGSVAHYMAHSTAVANQHYRMMTLDSVVATANLLSSLTRSSSDDSGEEGAQAKKRRRVEEAGSPTPDFDDFLQAFPVGITGHPPNKTQRAKAGFPTDRVFYDKWRALQYSKREKHLLSKCSRYAPTASKVAKIIETEGWTANHPRPEDIMAKWRPLSRAQVQSDPAIIRGVTSQKWTGLAVKDFGEQKGVVATKAFRKGSILCDLHGKVITGAEGREMAERQGELGHLFFFKHGSEEVCIDAETFPCECHPSLESTGRWITHSKKKFNVQPRHCIVKLQEGDRHVLLFQATKDILKDEKIRFNHSIKKRSFRGEEVELEWLDV